TGACATGGACGAGGGCGTGTCCTTGGTCGCGCAGGGTGTGCAGGACGTCGAACAGCCGGGCGCAGTCCGCTGCCGGGAGGCTGGCCGTCGGCTCGTCGAGGACGATGAGTGCGGCCTGTGTGGACAGCGCGCGGGCGATGGCCACCAGGGAGCGTTCGGCCCGCGGGAGGTCGGCGACGGGCGTGCCCGGGTCGAGATGCGCGGCGACGAGGTCCAGGGCCGCGGCCCCTTGCCTACGGGTCCGGCGCCAGGACAGCAGCCCCGCGCGGCGCGGATAGCCCGCCCCCAGGGCGATGTTCTCGGCGGTCATCCACTCGACCAGCCCCAGGTCCTGATGGATGAAGGACATGGCGCGGGCGGCCGCATCGGTGCCGAGCGGGTGGCCGGCGACGGTCACCTCGCCCTCGTCCGCGTGGTGGACGCCCGCGAGCACCTTGATGAGGGTGGACTTCCCGGCACCGTTGGGACCGAGCAGGGCGAGGATGCGGCCGGAGGGGATGTCGAGGTCGACCGCGTCCAGCGCGAGGGTTCCGCCGAACCGCTTGCTGAGGCCGCGTACGCGGACGAGAGGCTCTGCGGCACGGCGCGGGGGAGGGGTGCTGTCAGGAGCGTCATGCACAGACTTCTCCGGGGGTCGGCCTCTTGGTCCTTCTGGGGGCTTCCCGACTGACGGGGCAGTGCCGCGGGGCGCTTCGCGGTGGTGGGAGCGGCGCGTCGGCGGTGCACCATCCGGACCGGTTACCGCCATTCCGTCATGGTACGGCCCGCTTCGGGCTGGAGGTCGGATGGACCGTCAGAGCGCGGGAATGTCGTCGAAATACGCTGCGGCGGCGTCGGCCTTGCCCGCGGGCGCTTCCAGCGCGCACTCGGCCCAGATGACCTTGCCGCCGGCGGTGTAGCGGGTGCCCCAGGCCTGCGCGAGTTGGGCGACGAGGAACAGGCCGCGGCCGCCCTCGTCGGTGCTGGCCGCGTGGCGCAGATGCGGGGCGGTGCTGCCGGCGTCGGAGACCTCGCAGACCAGTGTGCGGTCGTGGAGCAGACGTACCTGGATGGGCTCGGTGCCGTAGCGGATGGCGTTGGTGACCAGTTCGCTGAGCAGGAGCTCGGTGGCGAAGACGACCTCGTGCAGGCCCCATTCGGCCAGTTGGCGCGTCACGGCGGCACGGATGCCGGAGACGAGCGACGGGTCGGCGGGCAGGTCCCAGCTGGCGCTCCGGTGCGGGGGCAGGGCGTGGGTGCGGGCGACGAGCAAGGCGATGTCGTCGGCGGGGTGCTGGGGCACCACGGCCCGGACCACGGCCTCGCAGGTGTCCTCGGGCGGGCGGGTCGGGTGGGCCAGGGCGTGCCGGAGCTGGTCGAGGGACGTATCGACATCGCGGTGGCGGTCCTCGATGAGGCCGTTGGTGTAGAGGACGAGCTGGCTGCCTTCGGGGAGCGTGAATTCGGCGGTTTCGAAGGGGAGACCGCCCAGGCCCAGCGGCGGGCCGGCGGGGAGGTCGGGGAAGGTGACGGTGCCGTCGGGGTGGACCAGTGCGGGCGGCGGATGGCCGGACCGGGCCATCACGCACTGCTGCGACGTGGGGTCGTAGATGGCGTACAGGCAGGTGGCGCCGATGATGCCGGTGCTGTCGGCGGAGGGTTCCTCGCCGCCCTCGTCCCGGTCGAGGCGCCCCACGAGATTGTCGAGATGGGTGAGGACCTCGTCCGGACCGAGGTCGAGTTCGGCGAAGTTGCGCGCGGCGGTGCGCAGCCGGCCCATGGTGGCGGCGGCGTGCAGCCCATGGCCGACGACATCCCCGACGACGAGGGCGACGCGGGTGCTGGAGAGGGGAATGACATCGAACCAGTCGCCCCCGACTCCGGATTCGGCAGGCATATAGCGGTAGGCGACCTCGACGGCGCTCTGTTCGGGGAAGCTCTGCGGCAGCAGGCTGTGCTGGAGCGCAAGGACCATGGTGTGTTCGCGGGTGAACCGGCGGGCGTTGTCGATGCAGATGGCGGCGCGGGTGGCGAGTTCCTGGGCCAGCGAACGGTCGTCGTCCCCGAAGGGGGCGGGGTCCTGCGCACGGTAGAAGCTCGCGGTGCCCAGGGCGATCCCGCGGGCCAGCAGGGGGACCGCGATGAGCGAGTGGATGTGGTGGCCGAGGAGGCGTTCGGCGTGTGCGGGGTCCTGGGCGATCCAGCCGCCGGCCGCCCGCAGGTCGGGCTCCAGCACGGGCTGCCGGTCGGCCAGACAACGGAGCTGGGGTGTGGACGGGCGGAG
This Streptomyces decoyicus DNA region includes the following protein-coding sequences:
- a CDS encoding SpoIIE family protein phosphatase yields the protein MGLVGEDIGPARAREQFLRGGAVEGTVRNPILNSWQRSRSLGLSPEGCELPYYEDLDLDGRLVRAATPVLDRLQYRFAGRNMNVSLADGRGAVLQRRFGETSQVRHLAAIQSVPGFVFAEEFGGTNGIGLALAERQLINVYGAEHFAERSQSNACAAIPVRDPLSGRIEGVLCFGYPPTDADAALNIVISKAAGAIERRLLEQSSTRERALLQAYLDARNRAPTGDTPGNGQLGEPAGSGLDWRDEMILKERATDLISAAQRAAVDVLLPGGRRVTLLSRPVTSPSGVEGVVIEAVLPAPHQHRTVLTEAGTSPGPLAPPVLAPAAPAPGHLPGTEPDRPATTVRPPGVAERTAGSATSGLVLIGEPGVGSYAVAARLRLELLSEASTRIGTTLDVSRTARELAEIAVPLLADYVTIDLPEAVLRGEEPTDPRTGLYRTVVHGIRDDCPFYPAGERVDLRPSTPQLRCLADRQPVLEPDLRAAGGWIAQDPAHAERLLGHHIHSLIAVPLLARGIALGTASFYRAQDPAPFGDDDRSLAQELATRAAICIDNARRFTREHTMVLALQHSLLPQSFPEQSAVEVAYRYMPAESGVGGDWFDVIPLSSTRVALVVGDVVGHGLHAAATMGRLRTAARNFAELDLGPDEVLTHLDNLVGRLDRDEGGEEPSADSTGIIGATCLYAIYDPTSQQCVMARSGHPPPALVHPDGTVTFPDLPAGPPLGLGGLPFETAEFTLPEGSQLVLYTNGLIEDRHRDVDTSLDQLRHALAHPTRPPEDTCEAVVRAVVPQHPADDIALLVARTHALPPHRSASWDLPADPSLVSGIRAAVTRQLAEWGLHEVVFATELLLSELVTNAIRYGTEPIQVRLLHDRTLVCEVSDAGSTAPHLRHAASTDEGGRGLFLVAQLAQAWGTRYTAGGKVIWAECALEAPAGKADAAAAYFDDIPAL